A genomic stretch from Rhodothermales bacterium includes:
- a CDS encoding 4-phosphoerythronate dehydrogenase, translated as MIRIVADADIPNLPRLLGDAGHLTSVPGRDIDAATVKNADVLLVRSVTKVNSGLLVDSRVRFVGSATAGVDHVDSEFLRDRGIVFKHAPGSNAESVVEYVLAAMYSLAVQSGVRLRERVVGIVGCGNVGGRLARRLVAGGMRVIVNDPPLEAHGEPFAPGLEISDLVGTVRRADILSLHVPLEREGAHPTYRMMTNELFGMMRPNAWLINTSRGPVIDESSLMAHLAKSDAGPAVLDVWDTEPEPSPLLVNMSRICTPHIAGYSTDARLTGARMIAGAVHRFLGRPVEDARTDAALKELRAPDTSLPRAEWLHDVIRQMYDIEGESDDFRRRILNSRRPAETFTQYRRDYPRRYSFGRYFLDERHVPAELLDVTRSLGVNVQAPDTQS; from the coding sequence ATGATACGGATCGTTGCAGACGCGGACATACCAAATTTGCCGAGGTTACTGGGCGACGCCGGGCACCTGACGTCGGTGCCGGGCCGCGATATCGATGCAGCAACCGTCAAGAACGCCGATGTGCTGCTCGTTCGGAGTGTCACGAAGGTGAATTCCGGTCTTCTCGTCGACAGCCGCGTCAGATTCGTCGGTTCAGCCACCGCCGGAGTCGATCACGTCGATTCTGAGTTTCTTCGTGACCGTGGAATCGTGTTTAAGCACGCACCGGGCTCGAACGCCGAATCGGTCGTGGAATACGTGCTCGCGGCGATGTATTCCTTGGCGGTCCAATCAGGCGTTCGGCTGCGTGAGAGGGTGGTTGGAATTGTAGGATGCGGCAACGTGGGTGGAAGGCTCGCTCGACGACTCGTGGCAGGCGGAATGCGTGTTATCGTTAACGATCCACCGCTGGAGGCGCACGGGGAACCGTTTGCACCCGGGCTCGAAATCTCCGACCTCGTCGGTACGGTCCGAAGAGCCGACATCCTCTCCCTGCACGTTCCACTGGAGCGGGAGGGCGCCCACCCGACGTATCGAATGATGACGAACGAACTGTTTGGCATGATGCGGCCCAACGCGTGGCTTATCAACACGTCAAGAGGCCCCGTCATAGACGAGTCGTCACTCATGGCGCATCTAGCGAAGAGCGACGCTGGACCGGCGGTGCTGGACGTCTGGGATACCGAGCCCGAACCAAGTCCTCTGCTCGTAAATATGTCCCGGATCTGCACACCACATATCGCTGGCTACTCGACCGACGCCAGGCTCACCGGAGCACGGATGATTGCCGGCGCCGTTCATCGGTTTCTTGGCAGGCCCGTTGAAGACGCGCGCACGGATGCGGCCCTGAAGGAGCTGAGAGCGCCCGACACGTCTCTTCCACGTGCGGAGTGGCTTCACGATGTCATCCGTCAGATGTACGACATCGAGGGCGAGAGTGACGACTTCCGTCGGCGCATCCTAAACTCCCGGCGGCCCGCCGAGACGTTCACGCAGTATCGGCGCGACTATCCTCGGAGGTACTCGTTCGGTCGTTATTTCCTGGACGAACGACACGTGCCTGCAGAGCTTCTCGATGTGACGCGCAGCCTGGGCGTTAACGTTCAGGCCCCCGACACTCAGTCATAG
- the era gene encoding GTPase Era — protein sequence MNEDINSESGGHRSGYVAIVGKPNAGKSTLLNALLGQKLSIVTAKPQTTRHRVLGILSDAESQIIFLDTPGVIEPRYGLQESMMRSVRRAVVDADLILFIADVTRESPDTLSLAELGNVPAVLVLNKMDLIRSEDALPLVEKYTSLRTFADVVPVSARKKTNLDVLTEVITARIPEGPPFYPKDQVSEHPERFFVAEIIREKIFQKFGQEVPYSTQVNIVDFTEKSDSGKDIIDAEIVVERDSQKAILIGKNGAAVKEVGIRARKSIELFLERPVYLRLFVKVRKGWRDSDTQLRSFGYD from the coding sequence ATGAACGAAGACATCAACTCGGAGTCTGGCGGGCATCGTAGCGGCTATGTTGCCATCGTCGGCAAACCGAACGCCGGCAAGAGTACGCTCCTGAACGCGTTGCTGGGACAAAAGCTGTCCATCGTTACAGCCAAACCGCAAACGACGCGGCATCGGGTCCTGGGTATTCTCAGCGATGCTGAGAGCCAGATCATCTTCCTCGACACCCCTGGTGTCATCGAACCTCGCTATGGGCTGCAGGAGTCAATGATGCGCTCGGTGCGGCGCGCCGTGGTCGACGCCGATCTCATCCTGTTCATAGCCGACGTTACGCGCGAATCGCCCGACACGCTGAGCCTGGCAGAGCTGGGCAACGTACCGGCCGTCCTCGTGCTGAACAAGATGGACCTTATCCGCTCCGAGGATGCTCTGCCGCTTGTGGAGAAATACACGTCCCTGCGGACGTTTGCGGATGTGGTCCCGGTATCGGCTCGTAAGAAGACCAACCTCGACGTCCTGACCGAAGTCATCACTGCACGGATTCCCGAAGGTCCTCCGTTCTATCCGAAAGACCAGGTCAGCGAACACCCCGAGCGGTTTTTTGTCGCTGAGATCATCCGGGAGAAGATATTCCAGAAGTTCGGACAGGAAGTTCCGTACTCGACGCAGGTGAACATCGTCGATTTCACCGAAAAGAGTGACAGCGGCAAAGACATAATCGATGCCGAAATTGTCGTCGAGCGAGATTCTCAGAAGGCCATCCTGATCGGAAAGAATGGCGCCGCCGTCAAGGAAGTCGGTATCAGGGCACGAAAGTCGATCGAACTGTTTCTCGAACGACCGGTCTACCTCCGGCTCTTTGTGAAAGTGCGCAAAGGGTGGCGAGATAGTGATACACAGCTCCGCTCGTTTGGCTATGACTGA
- a CDS encoding pyridoxine 5'-phosphate synthase translates to MTSFLVNVDHIATLRNARREQFPDPVHAAAICESAGADGVVFHLREDRRHITERDVRLLKETVQGRLDFELSTSDEVVRICCEIMPDVATLVPERREEVTTEGGLDVIANDYQLRNVIPDLIQSGIPEISLFVDPDPRQIEHSVEVGATCVELHTGDFANAATMEVQLREAERLAAGATFANSLGLKVHAGHGLNYHNYPVFGSHVPFVEEVSIGFAIIARGVLTGLHKAVEDMNRLVKERYNTDNI, encoded by the coding sequence GTGACAAGCTTTCTCGTTAACGTTGATCACATTGCGACCCTGCGCAACGCCCGCAGAGAGCAATTCCCGGACCCCGTTCACGCGGCAGCCATATGCGAGTCCGCCGGCGCCGATGGAGTCGTCTTTCACCTGCGCGAGGACCGCAGGCATATCACGGAGCGCGACGTGAGACTCTTGAAGGAAACGGTACAGGGTCGTCTGGATTTTGAGCTCTCTACTAGCGACGAAGTGGTTCGCATCTGCTGTGAGATCATGCCCGACGTCGCGACACTCGTGCCGGAGCGACGCGAAGAGGTGACGACTGAGGGCGGACTCGATGTCATTGCCAATGACTACCAGTTGCGAAACGTGATACCCGATCTCATTCAGTCCGGCATTCCGGAAATCTCCCTGTTCGTTGATCCGGATCCGCGACAGATTGAGCATTCGGTGGAAGTGGGCGCGACGTGTGTTGAACTTCACACCGGAGATTTCGCGAACGCCGCCACAATGGAAGTACAACTCCGGGAAGCGGAACGACTCGCCGCGGGCGCCACGTTCGCCAACAGCCTCGGACTCAAGGTCCATGCGGGGCATGGATTGAACTACCACAACTACCCCGTCTTCGGTTCACACGTGCCGTTCGTTGAGGAGGTCTCGATCGGTTTTGCGATCATCGCGCGCGGCGTTCTCACCGGATTGCACAAGGCCGTCGAGGACATGAATCGACTTGTGAAAGAGCGGTACAATACCGACAATATCTAG